In one Rattus rattus isolate New Zealand chromosome 16, Rrattus_CSIRO_v1, whole genome shotgun sequence genomic region, the following are encoded:
- the Ubl3 gene encoding ubiquitin-like protein 3 — MSSHVPADMINLRLILVSGKTKEFLFSPNDSASDIAKHVYDNWPMDWEEEQVSSPNILRLIYQGRFLHGNVTLGALKLPFGKTTVMHLVARETLPEPNSQGQRNREKTGESNCCVIL, encoded by the exons ATTAATTTGCGCCTCATCTTGGTGAGTGGAAAGACGAAAGAATTCCTCTTCTCCCCAAACGACTCTGCCTCTGACATCGCAAAGCACGTGTATGACAACTGGCCCATGG ACTGGGAAGAAGAGCAGGTCAGCAGCCCGAACATTCTTCGACTCATTTATCAAGGCAGATTTCTACACGGAAACGTCACCCTAGGAG CATTAAAACTTCCTTTTGGCAAAACAACAGTGATGCATTTGGTGGCCAGAGAGACCCTGCCAGAGCCCAATTCACAAG GTCAGAGAAACCGGGAGAAAACTGGTGAGAGCAACTGCTGTGTGATCCTGTAG